From Chitinispirillales bacterium ANBcel5, one genomic window encodes:
- a CDS encoding PspA/IM30 family protein → MKEGLSSRVSRIIAGGASKMVSIVENAAPEMVLEEALKEIDSAVYDVRSELGKIIAEKHQANSRINDIQKEHTSLKEKIELAITEGREDLAEAAVSRQIDLEAQIPILDNTIKGLEKEELELEKYVSALSSKKRELKQEYANFKKMKNERNTSSYDTANSGSSSKYLDRTIGKVEGVFDRLLDRESIAFSATSEKQLAELEELARKKRIEERLAMFKKTTTGE, encoded by the coding sequence ATGAAAGAAGGTTTATCATCACGTGTAAGCAGAATTATAGCCGGTGGTGCCAGCAAAATGGTAAGTATTGTCGAAAATGCAGCACCAGAAATGGTATTGGAGGAAGCACTGAAGGAAATTGACTCTGCGGTTTATGATGTAAGAAGTGAGTTAGGCAAAATAATCGCCGAAAAGCACCAGGCCAATTCAAGGATTAATGACATACAAAAGGAACATACGTCATTAAAAGAAAAAATAGAACTTGCGATAACTGAAGGTAGAGAAGATTTGGCTGAAGCTGCTGTTTCGAGGCAAATTGACCTGGAAGCCCAAATACCGATTTTGGATAATACGATTAAGGGGTTGGAGAAAGAAGAGCTTGAGTTGGAAAAGTATGTTTCTGCATTAAGCTCAAAGAAACGTGAACTAAAGCAGGAATATGCAAATTTCAAAAAGATGAAAAACGAAAGAAACACTTCATCTTATGATACCGCAAATTCTGGAAGTAGTTCCAAATATTTAGATAGAACAATTGGAAAAGTTGAAGGAGTTTTCGACAGGTTACTTGATAGAGAAAGTATAGCTTTTAGTGCAACGAGTGAAAAGCAGCTTGCTGAACTTGAAGAGCTTGCCAGAAAAAAAAGGATTGAAGAACGACTTGCTATGTTCAAAAAAACCACAACTGGAGAGTGA
- a CDS encoding flotillin domain-containing protein gives MVGFNQIFLIAAGVVILFVFSGAMIAKLYTKSSKERSFVRTGFGGQKIIMNGGALVLPVLHEIIKVNMNTLRLEVRRANEQALITRDRMRVDVTAEFYVRVKPTAEAIANAAQTLGRRTTETGSLKELVEGKFVDALRAVAAEMAMEELHEQRVDFVQKVQAAVSEDLLKNGLELESVSLTSLDQTRRDLLNAQNAFDAEGLTKLTKAIEDKRKERNDIEQDTEVKVRQKNLDAELVKLDLAKKTEYAQLAQAREVEVRKSQDSMETQKQQSDNMRLAEEALIDANNKIELARINSEKVIEQQRIENDRTIQEKEIEKSKMIQRAEIVREKEIKLDDQDRQIAIAEKSKAQSTAQAQADKARADAVKAQEEVVTVRETEVADRKKQIELIEAEQAAQREAIGITVAAQAQKSAADDKAAAINVGAKAEAEKTLRIARGQAESEVVLADAHKQKYLAEADGKRALHEAENLLSQDIIDMKIRLATIENMASIIAASMKPVEAIKDFKIIQVDGFTGGGGAKIDPTSSTQNASFADQVVSSALRYRGQAPMVDALLKEIGMSGKDIGSLTGAIKKDLAASGQKTQSHLKENPKEFNTGKGEIGDSAQKKTPAASNDSAS, from the coding sequence ATGGTTGGTTTTAATCAAATCTTTCTGATTGCAGCAGGCGTTGTAATACTATTTGTATTTTCAGGTGCTATGATCGCCAAACTCTATACGAAAAGTTCAAAAGAGAGATCGTTTGTAAGAACTGGCTTTGGTGGACAAAAAATTATCATGAATGGTGGTGCGCTTGTACTACCAGTACTTCACGAGATTATTAAAGTAAACATGAATACGTTACGTCTTGAAGTTAGGCGTGCAAATGAACAGGCACTTATAACGCGTGATCGCATGAGAGTGGATGTAACGGCAGAGTTTTATGTACGTGTAAAACCGACAGCTGAGGCTATAGCAAACGCTGCACAGACGCTTGGACGAAGAACAACAGAAACTGGTTCTTTAAAAGAGCTTGTTGAGGGTAAGTTCGTCGATGCATTAAGAGCTGTAGCAGCAGAGATGGCCATGGAGGAACTGCATGAGCAAAGAGTCGATTTTGTACAGAAGGTTCAGGCAGCTGTTTCTGAAGATCTATTAAAAAATGGACTTGAACTTGAATCTGTTTCTCTAACATCTTTGGATCAAACCAGAAGGGATTTGCTAAATGCTCAAAATGCCTTCGATGCAGAAGGTTTGACTAAACTTACCAAAGCAATTGAGGACAAGCGTAAGGAACGAAATGATATAGAACAGGATACAGAGGTAAAGGTTAGGCAAAAAAATCTTGATGCAGAACTGGTTAAACTTGATCTTGCAAAGAAAACCGAATATGCTCAACTTGCTCAAGCAAGAGAGGTTGAAGTAAGAAAATCTCAGGACAGTATGGAAACTCAAAAACAGCAATCAGATAATATGCGTTTGGCTGAAGAGGCATTGATTGATGCTAACAACAAAATAGAATTAGCCAGAATAAATTCTGAAAAAGTTATAGAGCAGCAAAGGATAGAAAATGACAGAACAATACAAGAAAAGGAAATTGAAAAAAGTAAAATGATACAAAGAGCTGAAATTGTCCGGGAAAAGGAAATTAAGCTTGATGATCAGGATCGTCAGATTGCAATCGCAGAAAAGTCTAAAGCACAATCAACGGCTCAGGCTCAAGCGGATAAGGCACGAGCCGACGCAGTAAAGGCACAGGAAGAAGTGGTCACAGTCAGAGAAACTGAAGTAGCTGATCGTAAGAAACAGATTGAACTTATTGAAGCAGAACAGGCTGCACAGCGTGAGGCTATTGGTATTACGGTGGCCGCTCAGGCGCAAAAAAGTGCTGCGGATGACAAAGCTGCCGCTATTAATGTTGGCGCAAAGGCTGAGGCAGAAAAAACACTGCGCATTGCTCGGGGACAAGCTGAATCAGAAGTTGTGCTTGCTGATGCACATAAACAAAAATACCTTGCAGAAGCTGATGGAAAGCGTGCTCTCCATGAGGCAGAAAATCTGCTTTCTCAGGATATTATCGACATGAAAATAAGACTGGCCACTATAGAAAACATGGCCTCCATTATTGCTGCAAGTATGAAACCTGTTGAAGCAATAAAAGACTTTAAGATCATACAGGTTGATGGATTCACCGGCGGAGGAGGAGCAAAAATTGACCCCACCAGCTCAACTCAAAATGCAAGTTTTGCCGATCAAGTTGTAAGCAGTGCTTTAAGATACAGAGGGCAGGCGCCTATGGTTGATGCGTTGTTAAAAGAAATTGGTATGTCGGGAAAAGATATAGGCTCACTCACCGGAGCAATAAAAAAGGATTTAGCAGCTTCTGGGCAGAAAACTCAATCTCATTTAAAGGAAAATCCAAAGGAATTTAATACCGGTAAAGGTGAGATTGGTGATTCGGCTCAAAAGAAAACGCCTGCTGCCTCAAACGATTCTGCATCTTAA
- the nadD gene encoding nicotinate (nicotinamide) nucleotide adenylyltransferase, whose translation MNKPVLGILGGIFNPVHYGHLSVASMARDHFNLDKLLFIPSGTAPHKENVTVSPQHRVKMLSYALSDFEKGEIWEGEIERNGYSYTVDSLKIIEQIFPDREYLYVIGSDNLKEIKSWRDYKTILKMVTLCVAHRPGYQDEIPDYLSGAKIVTIPSPNWGLSSSMLRDYLRKGLSCQYLVPNDVLRYIKKNNLYV comes from the coding sequence ATGAATAAGCCAGTTCTAGGAATTCTGGGCGGTATCTTCAATCCGGTTCATTATGGTCATCTCTCAGTTGCTTCTATGGCAAGGGATCATTTCAATCTGGATAAACTTCTGTTTATACCCTCCGGTACTGCTCCGCACAAAGAAAATGTAACAGTTTCACCTCAACACAGGGTAAAGATGCTGAGCTATGCACTCAGTGATTTTGAAAAGGGAGAAATCTGGGAAGGTGAAATAGAGCGCAATGGTTACTCCTATACCGTCGATTCCTTAAAAATTATTGAACAAATATTTCCGGACCGGGAATATTTGTATGTAATTGGATCTGATAACCTAAAGGAAATCAAAAGCTGGAGAGATTACAAGACTATCTTAAAAATGGTAACCCTTTGTGTGGCACATCGTCCTGGGTACCAGGACGAAATTCCTGATTACCTCTCAGGGGCTAAAATAGTAACCATTCCTTCCCCAAACTGGGGCTTAAGCTCTTCAATGCTTAGAGATTATCTTAGAAAGGGACTAAGTTGTCAGTACTTAGTACCCAATGATGTTCTTCGATATATAAAAAAAAACAATCTCTATGTCTGA
- a CDS encoding STAS domain-containing protein, with protein sequence MILSESLDIILECKNDIIWVTLSGPFNNEEVPSVREKIFKLIDDGSRSFVFDLERIDFIGDKVVPFFVNLLNNLKGKKGELKLVFKNDLVHDSFLPYSNIFSIYSNSEFINKRELFYSLRRTGNTLNRKTGFRISKPLAVCMLIILGGWFFSLLYIINIQNQKIHEQQNELHELTHWKEEALIEINYLQERIRPLEQLGVLREKEK encoded by the coding sequence ATGATTTTATCTGAATCCCTTGATATTATTCTAGAGTGCAAAAATGATATAATATGGGTCACCCTTTCGGGGCCCTTTAATAATGAAGAGGTACCAAGCGTACGGGAGAAGATATTTAAGCTTATTGATGATGGTAGCAGATCTTTCGTTTTTGATCTAGAGAGGATTGATTTTATTGGAGATAAGGTTGTACCGTTCTTTGTTAACTTACTAAACAACCTTAAAGGAAAAAAAGGTGAGCTAAAGCTTGTATTCAAAAACGATTTGGTACATGATTCATTTCTTCCCTATAGTAATATCTTCTCCATTTACTCAAACTCTGAGTTTATAAATAAAAGAGAACTGTTTTATTCTCTTCGCCGGACAGGTAATACCCTTAACCGAAAAACCGGATTTAGAATATCCAAACCACTTGCGGTATGTATGTTAATAATTCTTGGTGGTTGGTTTTTTTCACTTTTATATATTATAAACATCCAAAACCAAAAAATTCATGAGCAACAGAATGAACTGCACGAACTAACACACTGGAAAGAGGAAGCTCTTATAGAAATAAACTATCTACAAGAGCGCATACGACCTCTGGAACAGTTAGGGGTTCTTCGTGAAAAAGAAAAGTAA
- the treZ gene encoding malto-oligosyltrehalose trehalohydrolase, which translates to MHIGAHYEGDGQSTFKVWAPQKSSVELHILEPQEAFHKMEKDDLGYWHISHVSAPADALYMFRLDGKLERPDPASRYQPRSVHGPSSVIDHSSFKWSDDNWKGITLQEMVIYELHIGTFTSEGTFDACIEKLDYLKSMGITAIEVMPVAQFPGDRNWGYDGVYPFAVQDSYGGPEGLKRLVNACHKKEMAVVLDVVYNHLGPEGAYVMDFAPYFTDQYSTPWGAAVNYDQAWSYGVRDFFVQNALSWFKDYNFDALRLDAIHGIYDFGAKHILREISEKVEQYSQLSGRKRYLIAESDLNDTRVLSPVSENGMGIDAQWNDSFHHALHTLITAESKGYYSDYGSVSHLIKALKEGFVYSWDYSNFRKRFHGSSSKNIAPERLVICTQNHDQIGNRMLGERLSMLASFEELKVGAATMLLSPNVPLLFMGEEFAAKTPFLYFISHTDEELVEAVRQGRAREFSEFLWEGDPPDPQAESTFRMSKLDWDSALRDDHKVMSEYYRALLELRRKIPALSSLNKKTMEISAIGDSDSLVMRRWNGHSRAVLYLNFSNEPLEVNVSQMDVEMEKVLDSADKKWSGGGSDMPEKLNAEPNPIVSPQSAVLYLV; encoded by the coding sequence ATGCATATTGGAGCGCATTACGAGGGAGATGGACAGAGTACTTTTAAAGTTTGGGCACCACAGAAAAGCAGTGTTGAGCTCCATATTTTAGAGCCTCAGGAAGCTTTTCACAAGATGGAGAAAGATGATTTGGGGTATTGGCATATTTCACATGTTTCTGCTCCGGCCGATGCTCTTTATATGTTTAGATTAGATGGAAAATTGGAACGTCCGGATCCGGCATCAAGGTATCAGCCGCGCTCGGTTCATGGTCCCTCTTCAGTTATAGATCATAGTTCTTTTAAATGGTCTGATGATAACTGGAAGGGTATTACTTTACAAGAAATGGTAATTTATGAGCTCCATATCGGTACATTCACTTCTGAGGGGACCTTTGATGCCTGTATAGAAAAATTGGATTATCTAAAAAGCATGGGAATTACTGCTATAGAAGTTATGCCCGTTGCTCAGTTTCCAGGTGACAGGAACTGGGGGTATGATGGGGTATATCCTTTTGCAGTTCAAGACAGTTATGGGGGGCCTGAGGGTTTAAAACGGCTAGTAAATGCCTGTCATAAAAAAGAAATGGCCGTTGTTCTTGATGTTGTCTATAACCATTTGGGACCTGAAGGGGCTTATGTTATGGATTTCGCACCCTATTTTACCGATCAGTATTCCACACCATGGGGTGCTGCTGTAAATTATGATCAGGCATGGAGCTATGGGGTAAGAGATTTCTTTGTACAAAACGCGCTATCGTGGTTTAAAGATTACAACTTCGATGCTTTGCGTCTTGATGCCATTCATGGTATTTATGATTTTGGTGCCAAGCATATATTGCGTGAAATTTCAGAGAAAGTCGAACAATATTCGCAGCTTAGTGGTCGCAAACGATACCTTATTGCGGAGAGTGATCTTAATGACACCCGTGTATTGAGCCCGGTAAGTGAAAATGGAATGGGCATTGATGCTCAGTGGAACGATAGTTTTCACCATGCACTTCACACATTAATCACAGCAGAGAGTAAGGGGTACTATAGTGATTATGGATCTGTGAGTCATTTAATAAAAGCTTTGAAGGAGGGCTTTGTATATTCCTGGGATTATTCAAACTTTCGAAAAAGGTTTCACGGATCATCATCAAAGAATATTGCTCCTGAGAGGCTTGTGATTTGCACTCAAAACCATGATCAAATTGGAAACAGGATGTTGGGAGAACGACTCTCTATGCTGGCTTCCTTTGAAGAGCTGAAAGTTGGAGCCGCTACTATGCTTTTGTCTCCTAATGTACCACTTTTATTCATGGGGGAGGAGTTTGCTGCAAAAACTCCTTTTCTGTATTTCATAAGCCATACAGATGAAGAGTTGGTGGAAGCGGTTAGACAGGGGAGAGCAAGGGAATTCAGTGAATTTTTATGGGAAGGTGATCCACCGGATCCACAGGCTGAAAGTACTTTTAGGATGAGTAAGTTGGATTGGGATAGTGCTTTAAGAGACGATCATAAGGTGATGTCGGAGTATTATCGAGCGCTGCTTGAGCTGAGGAGAAAGATACCTGCACTTTCAAGTCTTAACAAAAAAACTATGGAAATATCTGCAATTGGGGATTCTGATTCATTAGTTATGAGGAGGTGGAACGGACATAGCAGAGCAGTTTTGTATTTGAATTTCTCTAATGAGCCCCTGGAAGTAAATGTATCACAAATGGATGTAGAAATGGAAAAGGTTTTAGACTCTGCAGACAAGAAGTGGAGTGGTGGGGGATCAGATATGCCCGAAAAGTTAAATGCCGAGCCTAATCCAATAGTATCCCCACAGAGTGCGGTGCTATATTTGGTTTAG
- a CDS encoding YqiJ family protein, producing MYELYKNMYELLLVKDNFPFTLALTIVLFITVLEIVSLIFGIGLEAILDTIIPDIQIHSPEPTFLSWLGVGKVPILFVIMIFLTVFGLTGLLFQTIIYSIISFYIPWYFAAIFAFLVSLPVLKFLTSILEKNFLKDETFVVSEQSFIGKVATVIRGKARKGMPAEAKLQDKHGLTHYILLEPEESGKEFCQNEKVLIVSKEGAVFKVIKAPESVLN from the coding sequence ATGTATGAGCTGTATAAAAATATGTACGAGCTGTTATTAGTAAAAGATAATTTCCCTTTTACTTTAGCATTAACTATCGTATTGTTTATTACGGTGCTTGAAATTGTATCACTTATATTTGGTATCGGACTTGAAGCTATTTTAGATACCATAATTCCAGATATACAAATACATAGCCCGGAGCCTACATTTCTTAGCTGGCTTGGAGTAGGCAAAGTTCCCATTTTGTTTGTAATAATGATCTTTTTAACTGTATTTGGGTTAACAGGGCTACTGTTTCAAACGATAATTTATAGCATTATTTCATTTTACATTCCTTGGTATTTTGCTGCTATTTTTGCTTTTTTGGTTTCGCTTCCTGTGCTTAAATTTCTAACTTCAATTTTAGAAAAAAACTTTCTCAAAGATGAAACATTTGTCGTTTCAGAGCAGTCGTTTATTGGCAAGGTTGCTACTGTAATAAGAGGTAAAGCCAGAAAAGGGATGCCAGCCGAAGCAAAGCTTCAGGACAAACACGGGCTCACTCACTACATACTTTTGGAGCCAGAGGAAAGTGGAAAAGAGTTTTGTCAAAATGAAAAAGTTTTAATTGTGAGCAAAGAGGGGGCTGTATTTAAAGTTATCAAAGCGCCGGAATCGGTATTAAACTAA
- a CDS encoding lytic transglycosylase domain-containing protein, with protein MKKKSKGSPQKSAKAFVTFRKGEIWVSELFSFIIASLIFICLLFLGSVIIRKEFVLRDLDTQIANHKKDTIHLRKDLLDLQERYHVSAVLKSTIRRNVQPNTIYRLTDIVLKNSRQFGYDPLLLLAVIEVESSFNPNALGRFRSGRLSGALGLMQIKYNTALEVADFLEIENLSPNDLFDPEINTVIGTAYLTRLISQFGSFKLGLLAYNQGPGTIRGYLIRKEPLSVGYYERVLASYYRMREQLNSYDSIPFFSEK; from the coding sequence GTGAAAAAGAAAAGTAAAGGCTCACCTCAAAAATCAGCAAAAGCCTTTGTGACCTTTAGAAAAGGTGAAATATGGGTATCTGAATTATTTTCTTTTATCATTGCTTCACTTATCTTTATCTGCCTTCTTTTTCTTGGCTCAGTAATTATTAGAAAAGAATTTGTTTTAAGAGATCTGGATACACAGATTGCTAATCACAAAAAAGATACAATCCACCTCAGAAAAGACTTGTTAGATTTACAAGAAAGGTACCATGTTTCAGCTGTACTTAAATCGACTATCAGAAGAAATGTTCAACCAAATACTATTTATCGTCTAACAGATATCGTTTTAAAAAACAGTAGGCAGTTTGGATATGATCCACTATTGTTACTAGCAGTTATAGAGGTCGAAAGTTCATTTAACCCCAATGCTTTGGGAAGATTTAGAAGTGGAAGACTTAGTGGGGCCCTTGGGCTTATGCAGATCAAATATAATACAGCTCTTGAAGTTGCAGATTTCCTTGAAATAGAAAACCTCTCCCCTAATGATCTTTTTGACCCTGAGATAAATACGGTTATAGGTACTGCGTATCTAACAAGACTTATAAGCCAGTTTGGTAGTTTTAAACTGGGGCTTCTGGCTTACAATCAAGGCCCCGGTACAATAAGAGGATATTTAATCAGAAAGGAACCGCTTTCAGTTGGATACTATGAGAGAGTACTTGCGAGTTATTATAGAATGAGGGAACAGTTAAACTCTTACGACTCTATCCCTTTTTTTTCAGAGAAGTGA
- the amrB gene encoding AmmeMemoRadiSam system protein B: MYKKTKHIRKPAVAGKFYSASKTMLLKEVKSMLDAVPNERTDVRLLISPHAGYIFSGVVAAKGFKLVSKEIKRVFIIGPSHHKFVNGIHISDAHFYSTPLGDVEIDLQVVNKLKSNTLTCNTADADSLEHCIEVQLPFLQVQLDDFLLIPILVGKVDPKCVADLISPYIDCNTLVIASSDLSHFKNQQDARHIDDNSIKTVIKGNAYEFIDGCGENAIRVIMHLAKKMNLTPSVLDARTSFDTAPQFGSGQRVVGYTSIAFF; this comes from the coding sequence ATGTATAAAAAAACAAAACACATTCGAAAACCTGCTGTTGCCGGGAAATTTTACAGCGCTTCTAAAACCATGCTTCTAAAAGAAGTGAAGAGTATGTTAGATGCTGTTCCAAATGAAAGAACGGATGTGCGCCTTTTGATTAGCCCCCACGCCGGGTATATCTTTTCTGGTGTTGTTGCGGCCAAAGGTTTTAAATTGGTTAGTAAAGAGATAAAGAGGGTATTTATCATTGGTCCATCTCACCACAAATTTGTGAATGGAATACACATATCCGATGCTCATTTTTATTCTACCCCCTTAGGGGATGTAGAAATTGATCTCCAGGTGGTAAATAAATTAAAATCAAATACACTAACGTGTAATACAGCTGATGCTGATTCACTGGAGCACTGTATTGAGGTACAGCTTCCATTTCTTCAGGTACAGCTTGATGATTTTTTATTAATACCTATACTTGTGGGAAAAGTTGATCCAAAATGTGTTGCAGATTTAATTTCTCCTTATATTGATTGTAATACTCTTGTTATTGCATCGTCTGATCTTTCCCATTTTAAAAATCAGCAAGATGCCAGACACATTGATGATAACAGTATAAAGACTGTAATAAAAGGTAATGCATATGAATTCATTGATGGTTGTGGAGAAAATGCCATACGCGTAATTATGCATTTGGCTAAAAAAATGAATCTTACTCCTTCTGTTTTGGATGCCCGAACATCCTTTGATACTGCACCTCAATTTGGATCAGGACAGAGAGTTGTTGGCTATACATCTATTGCTTTTTTTTAA
- the bamD gene encoding outer membrane protein assembly factor BamD, with translation MNITKLVIPLTVISLFLFSCAGTQKSRRTPGVIDCSEKLEDAIEAYQRGNHGEVIRVLDDVRYQCGGSPIMDSVHYYLGMSYFNRRQPLDARTEFEYLLREYPYSQFAPKALYRMGYLVYRESNPPDRDQRETMEAINLFNQFLDTYPRNEFADSAQYYLDAAVEKLAEKEYKNARFYSRQGKNEAALVYYNSLISKFSSSSFATKGIIEMAEIYYDAGRKSEAAEVLNKLEGREMDESMKKRSSTLKSRLEN, from the coding sequence ATGAATATAACAAAACTGGTTATTCCACTGACAGTAATCTCTTTATTCTTATTTTCATGTGCTGGTACACAAAAGAGTCGAAGAACACCAGGTGTGATAGATTGTTCAGAGAAGCTTGAAGATGCTATAGAGGCATATCAGAGGGGCAATCATGGAGAGGTTATAAGAGTTTTGGATGATGTGAGGTATCAGTGTGGTGGTAGTCCGATAATGGACTCTGTGCACTATTATTTAGGTATGAGTTATTTTAATCGAAGACAGCCACTGGATGCAAGAACAGAATTTGAATACCTTCTTCGTGAATATCCCTATTCCCAGTTTGCCCCCAAAGCTCTTTATAGGATGGGTTATTTGGTTTACCGGGAATCCAATCCACCAGATCGTGATCAGAGAGAAACAATGGAGGCAATTAATCTGTTTAATCAGTTTCTTGATACCTATCCGCGAAATGAGTTTGCAGATAGTGCTCAGTATTATTTAGATGCTGCTGTAGAGAAATTAGCTGAAAAAGAGTATAAAAATGCCCGTTTTTATAGTCGTCAGGGGAAAAATGAAGCGGCATTGGTTTATTACAATTCTCTGATTTCAAAATTTAGCTCCTCTTCTTTTGCTACAAAGGGTATAATAGAGATGGCAGAAATTTACTATGATGCAGGTAGGAAAAGCGAAGCCGCAGAGGTATTAAATAAACTTGAAGGGCGAGAGATGGATGAATCCATGAAAAAACGAAGTAGTACTTTAAAAAGCAGACTCGAAAACTAA
- the amrA gene encoding AmmeMemoRadiSam system protein A, whose product MGDKFNFSLFKHTQDYLLASARQSIETAVCNNTTMAEKKPQESVLNQPYGNFVTITIAGSLRGCIGCIVPVHALYLSIIDNAKKAALHDPRFAPLSVDELKEIQIEISILSTPEELLYDTPEDLLQLLNSETDGVILKKDGREATFLPQVWKQLPDKEMFLKKLSLKGNMGPNGWKSAQVFKYKVLHFSEKKGIES is encoded by the coding sequence ATGGGTGATAAATTCAATTTTTCTTTATTCAAACACACACAAGATTATCTTCTTGCCTCTGCAAGGCAAAGTATTGAAACTGCTGTGTGCAACAATACCACAATGGCCGAAAAAAAACCTCAAGAGAGTGTTCTTAACCAACCGTATGGTAACTTTGTTACTATCACCATTGCAGGTTCATTGAGGGGTTGTATTGGATGCATTGTGCCTGTACATGCATTATATCTAAGCATTATTGATAATGCCAAAAAGGCTGCATTACATGATCCCCGTTTCGCACCACTTTCTGTTGATGAGCTAAAAGAAATTCAAATCGAAATCTCAATTCTTAGCACTCCTGAAGAACTGTTATATGATACACCGGAAGATCTTTTACAATTATTAAACAGTGAAACTGATGGGGTTATATTAAAAAAAGATGGTAGAGAAGCCACATTTTTACCTCAGGTTTGGAAACAGTTACCAGATAAGGAGATGTTTTTAAAAAAACTGTCACTGAAAGGTAATATGGGACCCAATGGGTGGAAAAGTGCTCAGGTTTTTAAATACAAGGTGCTTCACTTCTCTGAAAAAAAAGGGATAGAGTCGTAA